From a region of the Lactuca sativa cultivar Salinas chromosome 4, Lsat_Salinas_v11, whole genome shotgun sequence genome:
- the LOC111895990 gene encoding LOW QUALITY PROTEIN: mitochondrial fission protein ELM1-like (The sequence of the model RefSeq protein was modified relative to this genomic sequence to represent the inferred CDS: deleted 1 base in 1 codon; substituted 1 base at 1 genomic stop codon) has protein sequence MLLFFWQHMHRVTTPSGGINEYLHWLPVCVHKQIYYIIRLLYSYSQVMFTTKGSKVKSLTTENGGNVGLSSILEVDVNSILTITRGTADKDEPLLVVACGRDTISIASSIKRLTSENVFVVQIQHPRRQVSRFDLVFSPQHDYYALTPHAQEXVPEFLHKYMTPDEPPTKNVVCLNPMHQVDSAALCSVAIAWHDEFARLPKPLIVVSIGGKKGRCRYSTDLAKQLTTYFKGVLDTYGSVRISFSRRTPVKIATYVRKELAEFRKIYIWDNKEPNPHMGHLAWAYAFIIIADSISMLSEACSTGYSTLLTCYNVQTRSQKVNHFVFITLYFPFFLFF, from the exons ATGTTATTGTTCTTTTGGCAACACATGCATCGTGTTACCACGCCAAGTGGAGGAATCAATGAATATCTACACTGGCTCCCAGTTTGTGTCCATAAACAGATATATTACATCATCAGACTGCTTTACAGCTATTCACAAGTTATGTTTACAACTAAAGGGAGTAAAGTCAAATCTTTAACCACAGAAAATGGTGGTAATGTAGGCTTATCCTCTATACTTGAAGTTGATGTTAATTCAATATTAACAATAACAAGAGGAACTGCTGACAA ggATGAGCCTTTATTGGTGGTTGCATGTGGTAGAGACACCATATCAATTGCTAGCTCTATAAAAAGATTAACATCTGAAAATGTGTTTGTTGTTCAA ATTCAACATCCAAGAAGACAAGTGAGTAGGTTTGATTTGGTGTTTTCTCCTCAACATGATTATTATGCTCTTACCCCTCATGCACAAGAGTAGGTTCCTGAG TTTCTTCACAAGTATATGACTCCTGATGAGCCCCCTACTAAGAATGTGGTATGTCTTAATCCGA TGCATCAAGTTGATTCTGCTGCACTTTGTAGTGTTGCTATTGCCTGGCATGATGAGTTTGCACGTTTACCAAAACCCTTAATCGTGGTCagcattgggg GTAAAAAAGGTCGATGTAGATATAGTACAGACCTTGCAAAGCAGTTAACTACCTATTTCAAGGGTGTTCTTGATACCTATGGGAGTGTAAGAATTTCTTTTTCAAGAAGAACTCCAGTTAAG ATTGCAACTTATGTGAGAAAAGAACTCGCAGAATTTCGAAAAATCTATATATGGGATAACAAAG AACCAAATCCACACATGGGACATTTAGCATGGGCATATGCATTCATTATCATAGCAGATTCAATCAGCATGCTGAGTGAAGCCTGCAGCACTGGGTACTCTACTCTACTTACTTGCTACAATGTACAAACAAgaagtcaaaaagtcaaccattttgtttttataacattgtactttcctttttttctttttttttaa